One part of the Bacillota bacterium genome encodes these proteins:
- the speE gene encoding polyamine aminopropyltransferase has product MDVWFTENQASGLRISVQVTGVLERRKSSYQEIVVTETTGFGRMLTLDDVVQTTERDEFTYHEMICHVPMCAHPSPKCVLVVGGGDGGVVREVLRHGVERVDLVEIDEAVVELSKKYLPTISSALTDPRVHVRIEDGIKAVREARSEYDVIIVDSTDPVGPAVGLFAEEFFRSIHGALRDDGIFVAQTGSPFYFAEVIGGVLAGVRKIFPRSGLYVGCVPMYPGGLWSYTVGSKVHDPSVPKRRLDAGTRYYSPEVHTAAFALPAFVKRVVEGAGLSSDGAGPATGGATGEKP; this is encoded by the coding sequence GTGGACGTGTGGTTTACTGAGAACCAGGCCAGCGGACTCAGGATATCCGTCCAGGTTACCGGAGTTCTCGAGAGGCGGAAGTCGTCGTACCAGGAAATTGTCGTCACCGAGACCACCGGCTTCGGCAGGATGCTGACGCTGGACGACGTGGTCCAGACAACGGAACGCGACGAGTTCACATACCACGAGATGATATGTCACGTCCCGATGTGCGCGCACCCCTCGCCGAAATGCGTCCTCGTCGTCGGTGGTGGTGACGGCGGCGTTGTCAGGGAGGTCCTCCGCCACGGGGTGGAGCGCGTCGACCTGGTCGAGATCGACGAGGCCGTCGTTGAGCTGTCGAAGAAGTATCTCCCCACCATATCGAGTGCGCTGACCGACCCCCGCGTCCACGTCAGGATCGAGGACGGCATCAAGGCGGTTCGGGAGGCCCGATCGGAATACGACGTGATCATCGTCGACTCGACCGACCCCGTCGGTCCGGCCGTCGGCCTTTTCGCCGAGGAGTTCTTCCGCTCCATCCACGGGGCGTTGAGGGACGACGGCATATTCGTCGCCCAGACGGGTTCCCCGTTCTACTTCGCCGAGGTGATAGGGGGCGTGCTTGCGGGAGTCCGCAAGATATTCCCCAGGAGCGGGCTTTACGTGGGCTGCGTGCCGATGTATCCCGGAGGCCTGTGGAGCTACACGGTCGGGTCGAAGGTGCACGACCCCTCCGTCCCGAAGCGGCGCCTCGACGCTGGGACGCGATACTACAGCCCCGAGGTACACACGGCGGCGTTCGCGCTGCCGGCGTTCGTGAAGCGCGTGGTCGAGGGCGCAGGCTTGAGCAGCGACGGCGCAGGCCCGGCCACGGGCGGCGCGACGGGTGAGAAGCCTTGA
- the speB gene encoding agmatinase — MSWEQPRRFLACRGELDEATAVIFGAPLDATISYRPGARFGPARIREVSGVLEEYSPILDADLCSARVCDIGDIVLPLGNVPAALGMIEACVRGIVRLGPVPVMLGGEHLVTLAAVKAVASQFPGLKVVHLDAHADTREEYLGERLSHATVMRRVGEIVGRDNVFHLGIRSGTREEYLDIAEGRLLSGDLKDSLASVVDMLGASPAYVTVDIDVLDPAYAPGTGTPEPGGATSGELLGAVSLLKHLNVAGFDLVEVAPPYDHSDITAIAAAKVVREVVLALELRRRGRGA, encoded by the coding sequence ATCTCGTGGGAGCAGCCCCGCAGGTTTCTCGCGTGCCGCGGTGAACTGGATGAGGCGACAGCCGTCATCTTCGGCGCGCCACTCGACGCCACGATCTCGTACAGGCCCGGCGCCAGGTTCGGGCCCGCGCGCATCCGCGAAGTCTCCGGCGTGCTCGAGGAGTACAGCCCTATCCTTGACGCCGACCTGTGCTCGGCGCGCGTGTGTGACATCGGGGATATCGTCTTGCCACTCGGAAACGTCCCGGCCGCCCTGGGTATGATAGAGGCATGCGTACGCGGGATCGTTCGTCTTGGACCGGTTCCGGTCATGCTCGGCGGAGAGCACCTTGTCACCCTGGCGGCGGTCAAGGCCGTGGCGTCGCAGTTCCCGGGCCTCAAGGTTGTGCATCTGGACGCCCACGCGGACACGCGTGAAGAGTACCTCGGTGAGCGTCTATCCCACGCCACGGTTATGCGGCGGGTTGGCGAAATTGTCGGGCGCGACAACGTGTTCCACCTCGGGATCAGATCGGGCACGCGCGAGGAGTACCTGGACATAGCCGAAGGCCGGCTGCTCTCGGGCGATCTGAAGGACTCGCTCGCGTCCGTGGTGGACATGCTGGGGGCCAGCCCCGCATACGTCACAGTCGACATCGACGTGCTGGACCCCGCCTACGCCCCGGGGACGGGAACGCCGGAGCCGGGGGGCGCCACGTCAGGCGAGCTGCTCGGCGCCGTGTCCCTGCTGAAACACCTGAACGTGGCCGGCTTCGACCTGGTGGAGGTCGCGCCGCCCTACGATCATTCGGATATAACCGCGATTGCGGCGGCCAAGGTAGTGAGGGAGGTCGTCCTTGCGCTCGAGTTGCGGCGGCGGGGCCGCGGCGCCTGA
- a CDS encoding methyltetrahydrofolate cobalamin methyltransferase, with translation MLIVGELINTSRKNIEPAVASRDEAFLRDIAKKQVEAGAAYVDVNAGTFVDAEVELLPWLVQIVQAETGSSCSVDSANPRAIEAALAVHKGKAMVNSITAEDSRYNNIVPLVVKYGCAVVALCMDGRGIPETARARAEIAERLVQRLTNDGVPRDNIYLDPLVQPISTGSHNGVVVLDTIRFITQDLGVNSICGLSNVSYGLPLRPLINRSFLVLAMGAGLNAAIINPLDKKLMALLRASEALLNRDPHCRAYLTAFRKGELDLEK, from the coding sequence ATGCTCATCGTAGGCGAACTCATCAACACCAGCAGGAAGAACATCGAGCCTGCCGTCGCGTCCCGCGACGAAGCATTCCTGAGAGATATCGCGAAGAAGCAGGTCGAGGCAGGCGCCGCCTACGTCGACGTGAACGCGGGGACGTTCGTTGACGCCGAGGTTGAGCTCCTCCCGTGGCTCGTGCAGATAGTCCAGGCCGAGACAGGCTCGTCGTGCAGCGTCGACAGCGCCAACCCCAGGGCTATCGAGGCGGCGCTCGCAGTGCACAAGGGTAAGGCGATGGTCAACTCCATTACGGCCGAGGACTCCCGCTATAACAACATCGTCCCGCTGGTCGTCAAGTACGGCTGCGCGGTGGTCGCCCTCTGCATGGACGGCCGCGGCATACCGGAGACCGCCAGGGCGCGCGCCGAGATCGCGGAGAGACTCGTGCAGCGCCTCACTAACGATGGGGTGCCGCGCGACAACATCTACCTCGATCCACTGGTCCAGCCGATTTCTACGGGATCGCACAACGGCGTTGTCGTGCTCGACACAATCAGGTTCATAACGCAGGACCTCGGGGTCAACTCCATCTGCGGGCTCAGCAACGTATCTTACGGCCTTCCGCTCAGGCCGCTCATCAACAGGTCGTTCCTCGTGCTCGCGATGGGCGCCGGCCTGAACGCGGCGATAATCAATCCGCTCGACAAGAAACTCATGGCGCTGTTGCGGGCATCTGAGGCGCTGCTGAACAGGGATCCGCATTGCAGGGCGTACCTGACCGCGTTCCGCAAGGGCGAACTCGACCTTGAGAAGTAG
- a CDS encoding arginine decarboxylase, pyruvoyl-dependent, with protein MLPTPTKYTVVAGASEGATELNAFDGALLKAGIGNVNLVRVSSILPPGATFVEKLVIPPGSLVPVAYASITCEEKGEVIAAAVGVGYTAGTFGVIMEFSGHCTKEQAEATIEMMLKDAFERRGMKMTGMKVIGSEHRVERAGCAFAAIPMWY; from the coding sequence ATCCTACCTACACCCACAAAGTACACTGTCGTCGCCGGAGCATCCGAAGGCGCCACCGAGCTCAACGCGTTTGACGGCGCCCTGCTGAAAGCCGGCATTGGAAACGTCAACCTGGTCAGAGTGTCCAGCATACTACCCCCCGGGGCCACATTCGTCGAGAAGCTCGTCATCCCGCCGGGAAGCCTTGTTCCCGTGGCGTATGCCTCCATCACCTGCGAGGAGAAGGGTGAGGTCATAGCGGCCGCCGTGGGGGTCGGCTACACCGCCGGCACGTTTGGGGTCATAATGGAGTTCTCCGGTCATTGCACGAAGGAGCAGGCCGAGGCCACCATCGAGATGATGCTCAAGGACGCGTTCGAGAGACGCGGGATGAAGATGACCGGCATGAAGGTCATCGGTTCGGAGCACAGGGTCGAGCGCGCGGGTTGCGCGTTCGCGGCCATACCGATGTGGTACTGA
- a CDS encoding ABC transporter ATP-binding protein, which translates to MLRVDNLDVFYGGIHALKGLTLHVDQGEIVTIIGANGAGKSTLLRAISGVVRPKKGTIHFGETMLNNLVPHTIAALGIAHVPEGRRVFANLAVLENLEMGAFLVSDKKVVEENIYRVYNLFPRLKERAKQRAGTLSGGEQQMLAIGRGMMMSPKLLLMDEPSLGLAPVLVSTIFGAIKEINALGTTILLVEQNANKALRVANRAYVLETGRLVMEGPAAQIAGDPNIQQAYLGRKERKARAAAGK; encoded by the coding sequence ATGTTGAGAGTAGATAACCTCGACGTCTTCTACGGCGGCATTCATGCCCTCAAGGGATTGACGCTCCACGTCGACCAGGGGGAGATAGTGACCATCATCGGGGCGAACGGAGCCGGAAAATCAACGCTGCTCAGGGCCATTTCCGGCGTCGTCAGACCGAAGAAGGGCACGATCCACTTCGGAGAGACCATGCTCAACAACCTGGTGCCGCACACTATCGCCGCCCTGGGCATAGCCCATGTCCCCGAGGGCAGGCGGGTGTTCGCCAACCTGGCGGTGCTGGAGAACCTCGAGATGGGTGCTTTCCTGGTCAGCGACAAGAAGGTCGTGGAAGAGAACATCTACAGGGTCTACAACCTCTTCCCTCGTTTGAAGGAGCGTGCGAAGCAGCGGGCGGGAACGCTGTCCGGCGGCGAGCAGCAGATGCTGGCCATCGGCAGGGGTATGATGATGAGCCCGAAGCTCCTGCTGATGGACGAGCCGTCGCTCGGGCTTGCGCCGGTGCTGGTAAGCACCATCTTCGGCGCCATCAAGGAGATCAACGCCCTGGGCACGACGATCCTCCTTGTCGAACAGAACGCCAACAAGGCGCTGCGCGTGGCTAACAGGGCTTACGTGCTCGAGACGGGGCGGTTGGTGATGGAGGGACCGGCGGCTCAAATCGCCGGCGACCCGAACATCCAGCAGGCATACCTGGGACGCAAGGAGAGGAAGGCGCGGGCCGCCGCAGGGAAGTAA
- a CDS encoding corrinoid protein, translating into MSQSVLDGDADEAEKLANSALEQGAPPLDCVEKGFVKGIEEVGRMFEKGEMFLPELVAAADAMKGALDILKPALENSAVGRKSFGRVVIGTVKGDIHDIGKSIVGSLLTASGFDVLDLGVDVDTNLFVAKAKEFGANMVGLSALLTTTMPAQREVVRLLKEAGLRDKVKVLVGGAPVTERWAGEIGADGYAEDAIRAVAAAKKLLGVA; encoded by the coding sequence ATGAGCCAGTCGGTGCTGGACGGTGATGCCGACGAGGCTGAGAAGCTCGCGAACTCGGCGCTCGAACAGGGCGCCCCGCCCCTCGATTGTGTCGAAAAGGGGTTCGTCAAGGGAATAGAAGAGGTAGGGAGGATGTTCGAGAAGGGCGAAATGTTCCTACCCGAACTGGTCGCCGCGGCCGATGCGATGAAGGGCGCGCTCGACATCCTCAAGCCGGCGCTCGAGAATAGCGCGGTGGGCAGGAAATCCTTCGGCAGGGTCGTAATTGGCACGGTCAAGGGGGACATACACGACATCGGCAAGAGCATCGTGGGCAGCCTACTTACGGCTTCGGGGTTTGACGTGCTCGACCTCGGCGTGGACGTCGACACGAACCTGTTCGTCGCCAAGGCCAAGGAGTTCGGCGCGAACATGGTAGGCCTTTCGGCGCTTCTGACGACGACCATGCCCGCGCAGCGCGAGGTGGTCCGGCTGCTCAAGGAAGCGGGGCTGCGCGACAAAGTCAAGGTGCTGGTCGGAGGCGCGCCCGTCACTGAACGATGGGCCGGCGAAATCGGCGCCGACGGATACGCCGAGGACGCCATAAGAGCGGTTGCGGCCGCGAAGAAGCTGTTGGGAGTGGCGTAG
- a CDS encoding arginine--tRNA ligase, whose amino-acid sequence MEIFMDRVKADIIGRLKAAVSEAVQQGNIPAGAESVEIGLERPARPEHGDLATNAAMLIASAVRSNPRKIAEAIAGSFSTAGSWVERVEIAGPGFINFHLGRRWVEDALREVLGEGDQYGRSNAGGGKKVLLEFVSANPTGPIIVVQARAGAVGDTLANLFDWAGFSVAREFYVNDAGNQVATLGRSLEMRYRQLLGENVEVPEECYPGEYLIDVARKLMAEKGSGLLSLPEDERQGLFSSYAVSRIREMQQESLERYGVEFDVWFSEKGLHDAGDVGKVVEFLRGRGYAYDQDGAVWLKSTAFGDDKDRVLVKSDGAFTYLAPDIAYHLNKYRRGYELLIDIWGPDHHGYIPRMKAAVEALGYPRDSFEVLIVQLVRLIKQGEPVKMSKRMGEFVTMDELLDDVGKDVARFFFLLRSPDAHLDFDLDLAKIQSNENPVYYVQYAHARISSIFREAAARGFTGLGVEDLLSADLSPLTDESEVALVKKLAEFPGEIASSAVAREPHRMPRYLAEVATAFHSFYTRCRVLGVDEPAMKARLALSFATQTVLRNGLSLLRVDAPDRM is encoded by the coding sequence TTGGAGATCTTCATGGACAGGGTGAAAGCAGACATCATCGGTCGATTGAAGGCGGCCGTGTCCGAGGCGGTGCAGCAGGGCAACATCCCGGCCGGCGCCGAGTCCGTCGAGATAGGCCTGGAGCGGCCGGCGAGGCCCGAACACGGGGACCTCGCCACGAACGCTGCCATGCTCATCGCCAGTGCTGTCCGGAGCAACCCCCGGAAGATCGCCGAAGCCATCGCGGGCAGTTTCTCCACGGCTGGCTCGTGGGTCGAGAGGGTGGAAATCGCGGGCCCGGGCTTCATCAACTTCCATCTCGGACGGCGCTGGGTCGAGGACGCGCTTCGCGAAGTGCTGGGGGAGGGCGACCAGTACGGCCGCTCGAACGCGGGCGGCGGCAAGAAGGTCCTGCTCGAGTTCGTCAGCGCTAATCCGACCGGACCGATCATCGTGGTTCAGGCCAGGGCCGGCGCAGTCGGCGACACTCTGGCGAACCTGTTCGACTGGGCGGGGTTCAGCGTCGCCCGCGAGTTCTACGTCAACGACGCCGGCAACCAGGTTGCCACGCTCGGCAGGTCGCTGGAGATGCGCTACAGGCAGCTCCTCGGCGAAAACGTTGAGGTCCCCGAAGAGTGCTATCCGGGCGAATACCTCATCGACGTAGCCAGGAAGCTCATGGCGGAGAAGGGATCAGGGCTGCTCAGCCTCCCCGAGGACGAGCGGCAAGGACTGTTCTCCTCGTATGCCGTGTCGCGGATCCGGGAGATGCAGCAGGAATCGCTCGAGCGGTACGGGGTCGAGTTCGACGTCTGGTTCAGCGAGAAGGGCCTCCACGACGCGGGGGACGTTGGCAAGGTCGTCGAATTCCTGCGGGGCCGCGGTTACGCATACGACCAGGACGGCGCCGTATGGCTCAAGTCCACGGCCTTCGGTGACGACAAGGATCGTGTGCTGGTGAAGAGCGACGGGGCGTTCACCTACCTCGCGCCCGACATCGCCTACCACCTGAACAAATACCGGCGCGGCTATGAGCTGCTCATCGACATCTGGGGCCCCGACCACCACGGCTACATACCTCGTATGAAGGCCGCTGTCGAAGCCCTCGGCTACCCGCGCGATTCGTTCGAAGTGCTGATCGTACAGCTCGTGCGCCTCATCAAGCAGGGCGAGCCTGTGAAGATGTCCAAGCGCATGGGCGAGTTCGTCACCATGGACGAACTGCTCGACGACGTGGGGAAGGACGTCGCAAGGTTCTTCTTCCTCCTGCGGTCTCCGGACGCCCACCTCGACTTCGACCTGGACCTGGCGAAGATCCAGTCTAACGAAAACCCGGTGTACTACGTGCAGTACGCGCACGCCCGCATAAGCAGCATATTCCGCGAGGCTGCGGCCAGGGGCTTTACGGGGCTGGGCGTGGAGGACCTGTTGTCTGCCGACCTGTCGCCCCTGACCGACGAGAGCGAAGTGGCGCTCGTCAAGAAGCTCGCGGAATTCCCCGGGGAAATAGCGTCGTCAGCGGTCGCCAGAGAGCCTCACAGGATGCCGAGGTACCTGGCCGAGGTGGCGACGGCGTTCCACTCGTTCTACACGAGGTGCAGGGTGCTGGGCGTCGATGAGCCTGCGATGAAAGCGCGTCTCGCGTTGTCCTTCGCTACTCAGACAGTGCTGCGGAACGGCCTCAGCCTTCTGCGTGTCGATGCCCCCGACCGGATGTAG
- a CDS encoding branched-chain amino acid ABC transporter permease, producing MFLQQLINGLSIGSIYGLASVGYALIYSILGFSNFAHGEMTMVGAFAALFAMTAANLPFPIALLVGALGSALTAVTMERFAYRPLRLKKAPSLYFFIAAMGVSITLMNTAIVALSATFRTFPPIFPIKTVSLGAISVGVIDLAVFGVAAVAVTILEFVLNYTKIGKAIRAAAYDSTTAALMGISMDKVCFTVFVMAGTLAGLSGIFRGLKYTIHANMGNIILKAWICAIIGGIGSVQGALLGALLVGVLETFIAGFISSALRDVIAFVLLIGMLVVRPSGLLGKATEEKA from the coding sequence ATGTTTCTGCAACAGCTGATTAACGGCCTGTCGATCGGCAGCATTTACGGTCTCGCGTCAGTTGGTTACGCCTTGATATATAGCATCCTCGGTTTCTCAAACTTCGCCCACGGTGAGATGACAATGGTCGGCGCGTTCGCAGCCCTATTCGCCATGACCGCCGCCAACCTGCCGTTCCCGATCGCCCTGCTGGTGGGCGCCCTCGGCAGCGCGCTGACCGCGGTCACGATGGAAAGGTTCGCATACCGGCCCCTCAGGCTCAAGAAGGCACCGAGCCTGTATTTCTTCATCGCGGCCATGGGCGTCTCGATTACGCTCATGAACACCGCGATCGTCGCTCTCAGCGCCACGTTCCGCACCTTCCCGCCGATATTCCCCATCAAGACCGTGTCGCTCGGGGCCATCTCGGTCGGCGTCATCGACCTGGCCGTGTTCGGGGTGGCGGCGGTTGCGGTGACGATTCTCGAGTTCGTGCTCAACTATACGAAGATCGGCAAGGCAATCAGGGCTGCCGCCTACGACAGCACGACGGCGGCCCTGATGGGAATAAGCATGGACAAGGTGTGCTTCACCGTGTTCGTGATGGCCGGCACGCTGGCGGGGCTCTCGGGGATATTCCGTGGCCTGAAGTACACGATCCACGCCAACATGGGCAACATCATCCTGAAGGCGTGGATATGCGCCATCATCGGCGGTATCGGCAGCGTCCAGGGTGCGCTGCTCGGTGCCCTGCTGGTTGGAGTACTCGAAACGTTTATCGCGGGTTTCATATCGTCGGCCCTGCGTGACGTGATCGCTTTCGTCCTTCTCATAGGCATGCTGGTGGTCAGGCCCAGCGGACTGCTCGGGAAGGCCACCGAAGAGAAGGCATAA
- a CDS encoding ABC transporter substrate-binding protein gives MSRRLSVALLVVMLATLVAGCGGEKGDIIIGHFAPMSGDTAAWGQMEVKGVNLAVEEINAAGGVLGRKIKVISYDDRGDKVEAVNVVKKLISEKAVAIVGEQTSSASMAAGPIVAAAKIPAVATAATNPRVTVGEDGKLNPFYFRVCFIDPFQGRALAFYAVKRLNKTKAAILYDIGEDYAVGLADSFKKNFKELGGQVVAEETFKGGEEDFRAQLTRIKQFNPEIIVIPIYYKEAALAMKQARELGINAVFMGGDGLESPTLTELGGPAVEGCYFSSHYSSEDTTPKVKKFIDAFKAKFKEDADVNTALGYDGVYMIADAIKRAGKVDPQAIRDALEKTKDFEGVTGKITVNPQDHNPQDKTIVINTVKNGKIAFQERLDLTQLK, from the coding sequence ATGTCTAGACGTCTGTCGGTAGCTTTGCTGGTGGTCATGTTGGCCACCCTGGTTGCCGGTTGCGGTGGCGAAAAGGGCGACATAATAATTGGGCATTTCGCGCCCATGTCCGGCGACACCGCCGCCTGGGGCCAGATGGAGGTTAAGGGCGTTAACCTTGCGGTGGAAGAGATTAACGCAGCAGGTGGAGTCCTGGGCAGGAAGATCAAGGTCATCAGCTACGACGACCGCGGAGACAAAGTCGAGGCCGTTAACGTCGTAAAGAAGCTCATCTCTGAGAAGGCGGTGGCAATTGTCGGCGAGCAGACCAGCTCGGCGTCCATGGCCGCCGGCCCCATCGTCGCGGCCGCGAAGATCCCCGCCGTCGCAACCGCTGCCACCAACCCGAGGGTGACTGTGGGCGAGGACGGGAAGCTGAACCCATTCTACTTCAGGGTCTGCTTCATCGACCCGTTCCAGGGCCGCGCGCTCGCTTTCTACGCGGTCAAGAGGCTTAACAAGACCAAGGCTGCGATCCTGTATGACATAGGCGAAGACTATGCGGTGGGCCTCGCCGATTCGTTCAAGAAGAACTTCAAGGAACTCGGCGGCCAGGTAGTAGCCGAGGAGACCTTCAAGGGTGGCGAGGAGGACTTCCGGGCGCAGCTTACCAGGATCAAGCAATTCAACCCCGAGATCATCGTAATCCCGATTTACTATAAGGAAGCGGCCCTCGCTATGAAGCAGGCGCGCGAGCTCGGGATCAACGCCGTCTTCATGGGCGGCGACGGGCTTGAATCCCCGACCCTGACCGAGCTGGGCGGTCCCGCGGTGGAAGGCTGCTACTTCTCGAGCCACTACTCGTCCGAGGACACCACGCCTAAAGTCAAGAAATTCATCGACGCCTTCAAGGCCAAGTTCAAGGAGGATGCGGACGTCAACACCGCGCTCGGCTATGACGGCGTGTACATGATCGCTGACGCGATCAAGAGGGCCGGCAAGGTCGATCCCCAGGCCATCCGCGACGCCCTCGAGAAGACGAAGGACTTCGAAGGTGTGACCGGCAAGATCACCGTCAACCCGCAGGACCACAATCCACAGGACAAGACCATCGTGATCAACACCGTCAAGAACGGGAAGATAGCCTTCCAGGAGCGCCTCGACCTGACACAACTGAAGTAG
- a CDS encoding ABC transporter ATP-binding protein: MAFFEIKNLTKTFGGLVAIDNFSIEMEKGELVGLIGPNGAGKTTVFNVVNGIYKPTSGKVILEGNEIHGKKPFEIAERGIGRTFQNIRLFSNLSVVENVRIACHRQVDYGLFHSLFRTGKCKAQDAQLMKTAADLLDLVGLADRRDELAKNLPYGHQRRLEIARALATRPKFLLLDEPAAGMNPQESDDLSEFVVKIRKMFGLTILLIEHHMDVVMDICERMYVLNFGKTIAAGDPASIQSNREVIEAYLGEEEESA, encoded by the coding sequence TTGGCATTCTTCGAGATCAAGAACCTTACCAAGACCTTCGGCGGGCTCGTCGCGATCGACAACTTCAGCATCGAGATGGAAAAGGGAGAACTGGTCGGGCTGATCGGCCCCAACGGCGCCGGCAAGACGACCGTTTTCAACGTAGTCAACGGGATCTACAAGCCTACCAGCGGCAAGGTCATCCTGGAAGGCAACGAGATCCATGGCAAGAAGCCATTTGAAATCGCGGAACGGGGGATCGGCCGCACGTTCCAGAACATCCGGTTGTTCTCGAACCTCTCGGTCGTCGAGAACGTGAGGATCGCCTGCCACAGGCAGGTTGACTACGGCCTGTTCCACTCCCTGTTCCGGACAGGGAAATGCAAGGCACAGGACGCCCAACTCATGAAGACTGCTGCAGACCTCCTCGACCTGGTCGGCCTGGCGGACAGGCGGGACGAGCTCGCGAAGAACCTCCCGTACGGCCACCAGAGACGCCTGGAGATCGCCCGCGCGCTCGCCACCAGGCCCAAGTTCCTGCTCCTCGACGAGCCGGCGGCTGGCATGAACCCGCAGGAGTCGGACGACCTCTCGGAATTCGTCGTCAAGATCCGCAAGATGTTCGGCCTGACGATACTCCTGATCGAACACCACATGGACGTCGTCATGGACATCTGCGAGAGGATGTACGTTCTTAATTTCGGCAAAACCATCGCCGCAGGCGACCCCGCGAGCATCCAGTCGAACCGCGAGGTCATCGAGGCCTACCTCGGCGAAGAGGAGGAGTCCGCCTGA
- a CDS encoding branched-chain amino acid ABC transporter permease, producing the protein MLITVGINIIAVLGPSILLGFTGLFTFGHAAYEAIGAYTCALLVMKVGIPFPAALFAGCLAAMICSIPIGYPTLRLTSDYFIVATLGVGEIVALLIENMQSITGGARGLPGIPFYTNLPLTVVLVAICIWLARNFVLSRHGRNCIAVRENELAAECVAIDSFKQKMMANMIAAFLGGLSGGLMGHYVGILHPKMFRIIRSEELGIAVILGGAGSITGSVFAAVVVTLLPEILRDVVSDWRLVVYGLAVIVVIINRPQGLMGYRELTLQSIRQFWSRLTTGRRPAVPGVPGTGRRD; encoded by the coding sequence ATGCTGATAACCGTCGGCATCAACATAATCGCCGTGCTCGGTCCTTCTATACTCCTGGGCTTCACCGGGCTTTTTACCTTCGGCCATGCGGCGTACGAGGCGATCGGCGCATATACCTGCGCGCTCCTCGTAATGAAGGTCGGCATACCGTTCCCTGCGGCGCTCTTCGCGGGCTGCCTCGCGGCGATGATATGCAGTATCCCCATAGGGTATCCCACTTTGAGGCTCACCAGCGACTACTTCATCGTGGCGACGCTGGGAGTCGGCGAGATCGTGGCGCTTCTCATCGAGAACATGCAGAGCATCACCGGGGGCGCCAGGGGCCTGCCCGGGATCCCATTCTACACGAACCTGCCGCTCACCGTGGTGCTCGTGGCGATATGCATCTGGCTCGCGAGGAACTTCGTGTTGTCGCGTCACGGCAGGAACTGCATCGCCGTGCGTGAGAACGAACTCGCCGCCGAGTGTGTGGCCATCGACTCGTTCAAGCAGAAGATGATGGCTAACATGATCGCGGCGTTTCTCGGCGGGCTATCGGGTGGATTGATGGGCCATTACGTCGGGATACTCCACCCAAAGATGTTCCGCATCATCAGGTCCGAGGAACTCGGCATCGCGGTCATCCTCGGCGGCGCCGGCAGCATAACCGGCTCCGTCTTCGCGGCCGTGGTTGTCACGCTGCTGCCGGAGATCCTCCGCGACGTTGTCAGCGACTGGAGGCTCGTCGTTTACGGGCTGGCCGTCATCGTGGTGATCATCAACAGGCCGCAGGGCTTGATGGGCTACAGGGAGCTCACACTGCAGTCGATCCGGCAATTCTGGTCGAGGCTAACCACAGGGCGCAGGCCCGCCGTACCGGGCGTGCCCGGTACGGGAAGGAGGGACTAG